The following coding sequences lie in one Crassostrea angulata isolate pt1a10 chromosome 10, ASM2561291v2, whole genome shotgun sequence genomic window:
- the LOC128166148 gene encoding huntingtin-interacting protein K-like: MHDLSNAVSPQTSMANTEEDPQIEVEESTEIKTKKHDSGARDLEKVTDYVEEKEISAQSIGDAMKAMSDRKTKERAKKQERERELAKVKINKEDVDLIVAEMEITRQIAERTLREHNGDVVEALVALTN, encoded by the coding sequence ATGCACGACCTGTCTAATGCCGTTTCCCCGCAAACAAGCATGGCGAACACCGAGGAAGACCCTCAAATCGAAGTGGAAGAATCAACGGAAATTAAGACAAAGAAGCATGATTCGGGTGCAAGAGATCTTGAAAAGGTCACCGATTATGTTGAAGAAAAGGAAATTTCGGCTCAAAGCATAGGAGATGCTATGAAAGCAATGAGTGATAGGAAAACAAAAGAGAGGGCTAAAAAACAGGAAAGGGAACGGGAACTAGcaaaagtgaaaataaacaaagaagatGTGGATTTGATTGTAGCGGAAATGGAAATAACAAGACAAATAGCCGAACGGACATTACGAGAACACAATGGGGACGTTGTGGAAGCATTAGTTGCGCTAACGAATTGA
- the LOC128166147 gene encoding nephrocystin-4-like, whose translation MAAFSSGQKWIDFFNQTIQLPPAFEREHSAPDVSTPIRISLNTIEGLTGKADAEKQPEYQVFVSLYDISYRKFFGKQWMGPLLAAHGGGAKRPKLKYNQNLYFHTPIYNANIVAVVEVVAVTQAGILKPKRVSCGWGIIKVFNEEKKSQEAAAQGNTLPAQKVQLNYGTPRALFFMDDPVDENEYLKPIPDCSLSFTVTKHKAMFSVMSLIPENTLIGAHDVIPGLVGSNNQNADALKKPKALNRVPIQINNLRIQLPPNIEKFEEELCEALHRDRERMENKKLSGNSISVQERRLIVGVHNGLNFVEKPETMYLDVYDEATRTLKPQNSPNLRRSKRFHSSQRSLTSTDSTSTCLVVKNKIELNEVIDDPMCAVLFTLEYVVGHKVSEEEKKLSQSITKGHVQTVSVRWGVWNPITQSNNPTIQVAFHGGPIKFPDEDFLFKRPDTKMQNSEASKFAGGTLTLQWTIGDGTGVEPLPISHLIQPGSMSSMRSDGDDNMLMDSPTGKKPPSGRRGPVHQTPQQSLMQPEMAASVYSGLIPQQMQPPMPMMPPGYPYMPMQQSMYGFGAAYQRSPRSTVKVSTEMQEIPFQPLHAPVMALPPQPNRQQGLSRAAYAKLYSTDFPAIVDANGEPPEVIDVRKPWEVDLNREIQDPFQCNEIVFQFLAFDRSSTGETSVTDYGNTMFFTFQFYRLPQVTTERVMLCKPKNELVSDNSSMPFIIHRLEKDHPGPAGLQIKYMMDPTYMKAGEMQMFLQHLSQQILYIDIWDGESLFLIGQCAVDLKFLCRNGHEAVQSTFELDVMKTEYEEASTKVMGTDPLTQHPGYKTWLNGKLHFRMANIGYMVDHRTKIETPLFIPNKSHLIVSQTAGNISYPGGSLQRESTSTKSGLASKKKVVRAHHIAEKNREIAQLLSTHNDQMIPEKDETPQEPDSEKRRKLARMEALRQKQGTDNKFNTVMAFKTEKQERMKDYKTMEIYRLQTKKDGIINMLSQSISTEHTINPSFGTSEFFEFVLKNPLNVQQTITIEHEDTDLRVITDAREWRYFKQLNGVHTQVEEDMFIKESTSEHPQIFLRPKETVQIPFKYLTFITNNAVNTTPPDPEKALKDDTGKRAVQAMQTKYVRVLFKGDDGKALSILQLKIEPQPHVVNQTLRFYHPEQTFFKKSIRLPGSQGLSGPPGGPGTVQFFVRCSDSNVIAECKPVQTGEPVDVFIKAALAASPQIKHFYACIYSDPFLSHPVQIWQLYIHALQKVDVSCVEGQTSRFNLLLRGTQAARLVRSFSSNPREMQLYPSEQFLLAAGAVHELSVAVRPMKEGTKQFHLNVVDVECHQLVRTWLISVSCQPPTISRAFELQLPVGGGKGSNKKITYTNPYPHRREYHVLSSREDLIQFRENHFTVEGGETYTIGLKFIPMMKHGVAEILVFINDEDDKNEETFKITATYT comes from the coding sequence ATGGCAGCATTTAGCTCTGGGCAAAAATGGATTGACTTTTTCAACCAAACCATACAGCTCCCACCAGCATTTGAAAGGGAGCATTCAGCTCCAGATGTTTCAACGCCAATACGAATTTCTCTCAACACCATAGAAGGACTGACAGGGAAAGCTGATGCAGAGAAGCAGCCTGAATATCAAGTTTTTGTCAGTCTATATGACATatcctataggaagttctttGGAAAGCAGTGGATGGGTCCCCTTTTGGCAGCGCATGGAGGCGGAGCAAAAAGACCAAAGCTGAAGTATAACCAAAATCTTTACTTTCACACGCCAATCTATAATGCGAATATTGTTGCAGTTGTTGAAGTGGTGGCTGTAACGCAGGCAGGGATTCTCAAACCAAAACGAGTCTCCTGTGGTTGGGGCATTATCAAGGTtttcaatgaagaaaagaaGAGTCAAGAAGCGGCTGCTCAAGGGAATACTTTACCAGCTCAAAAAGTCCAGCTCAATTATGGAACTCCAAGGGCTTTATTCTTTATGGATGATCCAGTCgatgaaaatgaatatttgaagCCAATACCAGACTGTTCTCTGTCATTTACTGTCACAAAACACAAAGCTATGTTTTCAGTAATGTCCCTTATACCAGAGAACACACTTATTGGAGCTCATGATGTCATCCCAGGCCTTGTAGGGAGTAACAACCAAAATGCTGACGCACTGAAAAAGCCCAAGGCCCTGAATCGTGTACCTATTCAAATAAATAATCTTCGAATTCAGCTGCCACCTAACATTGAAAAGTTTGAAGAAGAGCTTTGTGAAGCTCTGCacagagatagagagagaatgGAAAACAAGAAGCTTTCTGGGAATTCTATATCCGTTCAAGAGAGAAGACTCATTGTTGGTGTACATAACGGTTTGAATTTTGTAGAGAAGCCAGAAACTATGTATTTGGATGTCTATGATGAAGCAACTAGAACTCTGAAACCACAAAATAGTCCAAATCTTCGAAGAAGCAAAAGGTTTCACTCCTCCCAGAGATCTCTAACCAGTACTGATAGTACCTCAACATGTCTGGTCGTCAAAAACAAGATAGAACTGAATGAGGTGATAGATGATCCAATGTGTGCTGTTCTTTTTACTTTGGAGTATGTTGTTGGCCACAAAGTATCAGAAGAAGAGAAAAAATTGTCCCAAAGCATCACGAAAGGGCATGTTCAAACAGTGTCGGTTAGATGGGGAGTATGGAATCCCATTACACAGTCAAATAATCCCACAATCCAGGTAGCTTTCCATGGAGGACCAATCAAGTTTCCAGATGAGGACTTCCTCTTCAAGAGGCCAGATACAAAAATGCAGAACTCAGAAGCAAGTAAATTTGCTGGTGGAACGCTAACATTGCAGTGGACCATAGGAGATGGCACAGGTGTGGAACCTCTCCCTATTTCTCACTTAATACAACCAGGGTCCATGTCTTCTATGCGCAGTGATGGGGATGACAATATGCTAATGGATAGTCCAACAGGGAAAAAACCTCCGTCAGGAAGGCGTGGCCCTGTTCATCAAACTCCTCAACAGTCATTGATGCAGCCTGAAATGGCAGCATCTGTCTACTCTGGTTTAATTCCACAGCAAATGCAACCTCCAATGCCTATGATGCCCCCAGGTTACCCATACATGCCAATGCAGCAGTCCATGTATGGATTTGGTGCAGCTTATCAGAGGTCACCGAGAAGTACAGTAAAGGTTAGCACAGAGATGCAGGAAATACCGTTCCAACCACTACATGCTCCTGTAATGGCTCTCCCCCCTCAACCAAACAGACAACAAGGGTTGTCCAGAGCAGCATACGCCAAACTCTACTCAACAGATTTCCCAGCCATTGTTGATGCAAATGGGGAACCCCCAGAAGTCATTGATGTGCGGAAACCTTGGGAAGTTGATTTGAATAGGGAAATTCAAGATCCTTTTCAATGCAATGAAATTGTTTTCCAGTTTCTTGCTTTTGATCGCTCATCTACAGGAGAGACATCAGTTACTGACTATggcaacaccatgttctttacCTTCCAATTTTACAGATTACCTCAAGTTACAACAGAAAGGGTGATGCTGTGTAAACCAAAAAATGAACTTGTGTCAGATAATTCGTCCATGCCTTTTATCATTCATAGATTGGAAAAAGATCACCCAGGACCTGCAGGTCTACAGATTAAATATATGATGGATCCCACGTACATGAAAGCAGGAGAGATGCAGATGTTCCTTCAACACCTTTCTCAGCAGATCTTGTATATTGACATATGGGATGGAGAATCATTATTTTTGATTGGACAGTGTGCAGTTGATCTGAAATTTTTGTGTCGAAATGGTCATGAGGCTGTTCAGTCAACATTTGAGCTTGATGTCATGAAAACAGAATATGAGGAAGCATCTACAAAGGTGATGGGTACTGATCCCCTGACACAACATCCTGGATATAAAACTTGGCTGAACGGAAAACTTCACTTCAGGATGGCGAATATTGGATATATGGTGGACCACAGGACAAAAATTGAAACACCCCTATTTATTCCAAACAAAAGTCATTTGATCGTTTCTCAGACTGCTGGAAACATTTCCTATCCAGGCGGAAGTTTACAGAGAGAATCTACATCCACAAAGTCAGGCTTAGCATCCAAAAAGAAAGTGGTTCGTGCTCATCATATTGCCGAgaaaaaccgggaaattgctcAACTGTTGTCAACTCACAACGATCAGATGATACCAGAAAAAGATGAGACACCACAAGAGCCAGATTCAGAGAAAAGGAGAAAATTAGCACGCATGGAAGCTCTTAGGCAGAAACAGGGAACGGACAACAAATTCAATACAGTTATGGcgtttaaaacagaaaaacaagaGCGGATGAAGGATTACAAAACTATGGAAATCTATAGGCTTCAGACTAAAAAAGATGGCATTATAAACATGCTCAGCCAATCTATATCTACTGAACATACTATTAATCCATCATTTGGAACATCCGAATTCTTTGAATTTGTTCTTAAAAACCCATTGAACGTTCAACAAACTATTACAATTGAGCATGAAGATACAGATTTAAGGGTAATCACAGATGCTAGAGAGTGGCGCTACTTCAAGCAGCTTAATGGTGTGCATACCCAAGTAGAAGAAGACATGTTTATCAAAGAAAGCACCTCTGAGCACCCCCAAATCTTTCTCCGCCCAAAAGAAACCGTCCAAATTCCCTTCAAGTACCTTACTTTTATCACTAATAATGCTGTAAACACTACTCCACCTGATCCTGAAAAGGCTCTGAAAGACGACACAGGGAAGAGAGCAGTGCAGGCAATGCAGACTAAATATGTCAGAGTACTCTTTAAGGGAGACGATGGAAAGGCCTTGTCTATTCTCCAGCTCAAAATTGAACCCCAGCCTCATGTTGTGAACCAGACCTTGAGATTTTACCATCCAGAGCAGACGTTCTTCAAAAAATCTATTCGTCTGCCTGGATCTCAAGGTCTTTCTGGTCCCCCTGGTGGACCAGGAACAGTCCAGTTCTTTGTGAGATGCAGCGACAGTAATGTGATTGCTGAGTGTAAGCCTGTACAGACGGGAGAACCTGTGGATGTCTTCATCAAAGCTGCACTAGCTGCCTCTCCCCAGATCAAGCATTTTTATGCTTGCATTTATTCTGACCCCTTTCTTAGTCATCCTGTACAAATATGGCAACTCTATATTCATGCCTTGCAGAAAGTTGATGTATCATGTGTGGAGGGTCAAACCAGTCGGTTTAATTTGCTTCTAAGAGGTACACAAGCAGCACGCCTTGTTCGCAGTTTCTCTTCCAATCCAAGAGAAATGCAGCTATATCCCTCAGAGCAGTTCCTGTTAGCAGCTGGAGCAGTCCATGAGCTGAGTGTTGCTGTCCGTCCAATGAAAGAAGGAACAAAGCAATTCCATCTAAACGTTGTGGACGTAGAGTGTCATCAACTGGTTCGTACATGGCTGATCTCTGTTAGCTGCCAACCTCCAACCATATCTCGGGCGTTTGAGCTACAACTTCCAGTTGGTGGAGGTAAAGGAAGCAACAAAAAGATCACATACACCAATCCTTATCCTCACAGGCGAGAGTACCACGTCCTGTCAAGTAGAGAAGATCTGATCCAGTTTAGAGAGAACCATTTTACTGTTGAGGGAGGAGAAACTTATACCATCGGATTGAAATTCATTCCAATGATGAAACATGGTGTTGCAGAAATCCTTGTATTTATTAATGATGAAGATGATAAAAATGAGGAGACATTTAAAATTACCGCCACATACACATAA